The DNA region ATTGGCGTATTCGTCCTGTTCTTCCTTAAAGCGCTTCAGCAGATCCATTATAATCGGTGGAAATTTCGACACGCGCTTGGACTTCTTGGTTTTCGTTGTGTCTGTGTAGATACCTTTCTCCTTGGTGTACTGGGATGTCCGCCTGACGTGGATGATCTCGTTATCAAAGTCGATATCCTTCCATTCAAGCCCCAGCATCTCACTGCGACGGAACCCGCTGTATATCGCCAGCATTAGATATACCTGATATTTCATCGGTTCCCCTTTGAGACTTCCGAACAGCGTTTTCACCTCGTCTAAAGTGTAGATCTCCTTCTCTTCATTTTCACTCTTGGGGATAAATACACGTCTGCATGGGTTGTCGCTGAGCATTCCCATACGTATGGCGTAATTGAAGACATCCGAAATAAAGCTCAGATGATGAACTGCCGTTTTTCGCGAGAGCGGCTTTCCGCTGTTGTAGTTTTTGCCGTTCACTTGCATATCAGTTGTGAATGCCTGTATATCACGGCTGGTGATCTTGTCCATCTTCTTATGACCTAGAACAGGGTAGACCCTTTTGGTGAGCTGCCTCATTCTGGTGTACGATGTGGGACGAAGATTTACTTTAGCGTACTCTTCAAACCACTGTTCAGCGAAGGTCTCAAACTTTATCGAAGCTGTGATCTGTCCGCGTTTGCAGTCCTCCTCAAACAGTACAGCGACTCGCTGGACTTCTTTGTCGATCTGCTTCTGGGACATTCCCGGTGAAGGTCGCCAGGTTTTGTACTGGCTTCGCTGCTTTCCGTCTACTCCGTATCCGCAGGAGACTTTTATCTCGTAAGCTCCGCTTTTCAGTTTTTTAATTGATGCCATAATTATTCCTCCTCAAAATAAAGGCGCATACCCTGTGCTTCATGCTCGGGATATGCGCCGTAAGTAGTTAGGCGTTCGGACAACCCAGATAATTAAGGAAGATGTCCTTGTTGATAAGGTACTTCTTACCCGCCATGATGCAGGGTATCTGCTTGTTGATACACATCTGACGTACTCTGTACTCAGTAAGTCCGTCTACCAGTTCAGCAGCCTCCTTGATAGTCAGCATGACAATCTTGGATCCCTGCGGGTTTCTTGTGTTGTTTTCCATTGTTTCACCTCCTTCAAAATTAACTGCTGATCTGTACTATTATACAACTTAATGATGTATAAGTCAGATAGCTGGTATAGTATTGGCAGTCGGATTAGGATTGACGATTTACGGAGCTTTGGCATAGAATAGTTGATATAAATGATATAGTATTTATATCAAAAAATGTATTATGAGCTATTATTGTTTTACTGAAAAATTTAGTAAAACATAGAACCTTCAGTTTCATATTGTCCGCATATTATACAAAAACTATGTATGATTAAGGTGGTGAAAAAAATGGCAATGTTCCCGGTTCAGTGTCCTTTCTGCGGTACTGTAGAAACCAAGAGCGAAAATACAAGCTATATCTGCAAGAATCCTAAATGTAAGGCGCGACTGAAAACAGGCAAGGGTGGCACGATAGCATCAGCAAACCCAAAGCCGTAATAATTTAAAATTGAGCTGCTGTTTCTAACGGCGGCTCATTATTTATGCTTAATAAAAAAGAATGTGGTGTTGGGAGATAATATATATGCAAGTAATTTTTCCGGATGATTAAAGATTTGAATGTTTGAAAATTTGAATTGAAATATCCGAATGAATCCTTTGACCAAAATATACATTAATATGATCTTCTAATATGAATATGCAACGAATGATTAAGAAAATGTATCGAAATTATTGACATTGATATTGATGTATGCTATCATATTTTGGGTAATATTGATATATATTGCCATATTTAACACGAGAATTTAGGAGGTCATAAAAATGCAGATGAAAAAAGTTTTAGCAGTATTGATGTCGCTGTGTATGACAGCAGGTGTTGTCAGCTATGGAACACCTTTTATTACACAGGAAATTATAGCACAGGCTGATTCAGTTAATGGCAGCTGTTATTCATTCGATGAAACAACAGGCGTGCTGTCTATCAGGGGTGAGGTCGATCGCGATGCAATAAGAGCTTTTCCTTATAAGAAGAATGTAAAATTCATCTTAGCTGTTGAGGGAGCAATTTTACCGGAAGACAGCAGCAATCTGTTTGCAGGTTTTGGATATTGTACTACTTTTGAACTGTCAGATGCTGATATAAGCAAGGTCACAAATATGAGCGGAATGTTTGAAAATTGTTTCAGTATTACCACACTTGACCTGAGCGGATTTGATACAAATAAGGTCACAAATATGAGCGGGATGTTCACAGGATGTTCAAGTTTGTCTACGCTTGATGTAAGCGGATTAGATACAAGCATGGTCACAGATATGAGCAGTATGTTCTCCAGCTGTCAAAGTTTGAAATCCCTCGATCTGAGCCAGTTTGATACAAGCAAAGTAACAAATATGTGCAAAATGTTTAATTACTGTCGCAATCTGACCACACTTGATGTAAGCAGCTTTGATACAAGCCATGTTACAGATATGTCATCTATGTTCTGGTCCTGTAATAATCTGAGTGGACTTGATGTAAGCAAATTTGATACAAGTAGTGTTACGGATATGTCGTCATTGTTCTATGGCTGTTATGCTTTGACCAAGCTTGATGTAAGCGGCTTTGATACAAGCAAGGTCACAAATATGAGTTATATGTTTGTGGGTTGTATAAAGTTATCCGAACTTGATGTAAGCGGTTTTGATACAAGCAAAGTCACAGATATGAGTCATATGTTTGAAAGCATTCCAAATGTTACATCGCTTGATTTGACACACTTTGATACAAGCAATGTTACGAATATGCTGGGAATGTTCTGGAACAGTACCGGTTTTACTGAACTTGATTTAAATAGCTTTGATACAAGCAAGGTTACAAACATGGCTAGTATGTTCAATTATTGTTCCGGTCTATCCAAACTAGATCTAAGCAGCTTTGACACAAGCAATGTTACAGATATGACCAATATGTTTTATTGCTGTTCAGGTTTGAAAACCCTTGATGTAAGCAGCTTTGATACAAGCAAGGTCACAAAAATGGTCGATATGTTTTTCCATTGTTACGATTTGACTGAACTTGATGTAAGTGGATTCGATACAAGAAATGTCATATCGATGCTTGGGCTATTCAATAATTGTTCCAGCCTGACTAAACTGGATGTTAGCGGTTTCAATACAAGTAAGGTTACAGATACGGCATCTATGTTCAGTGGTTGTACCAACCTGACCACACTTGATATCAGCAACTTCGATACAAGCAAGGTAATAAATATGAGTGCTATGTTCGGTGATTGCAATAATCTGAAAACCCTTAAAATCGGTGAGAATTTCAAAAACATAAAAGAAGCTGCAAAACTCCCTAATGGTGAGGGCTGGGTAAATGCAAAAGACACTTCAACTGTTATCAGCGGCAGTGATGAATTTGCTGTTATTGAAAACAACGGCAAGAACACCTACAAGCGTTTACCTCTCGAAGAAGAAACAAAGATTACTTACCCCACCAACATCAAAGTTGAATACAGCCAAGAATACCACCAGGTTAGATTTACTTGGGATAAAGTAGAGGGTGCTGACAGATACGGCATAGCAGTTTATCTGGCAGGCAAGTGGAGAGTGCAGACACAGACTCTCACGGACACTACCTATACTTCACCCAAGAACCTTACTCCCGGCAAGTCCTACAGAGTCGCTATCGCAGCAAGAGTAAACGGCAGATGGGATACCAAGAATGCTATCAAACATTCGGGTACTGTTACTATAAGGTAACAAGCACATTGATTTGATAAACGAAAAACGGATAGGACGTCTTTATATGGCGGCTATCCGTTTTATTTTGTGTGCTCAAACAAATTCAACCGTTAAATACTCGCATACCTTATAATTAAGACACCGCCAAAATCAATATTCCGCAGTGCCTAAGTTTCGTATACTAGGCAGGTTTGATGGATACTATCGCAGGACGGCACTAAAGGTGTATATACCGTTGTCCAATGCAGTAAGATGCCCTGCAAGATCAGTATTATTTGGGAATTATTATCGGCGGATCATTTTTGCTGAGATCGCAGGAATATGCAAAGACACTATGTTTATCATCATCGGTAAAGTATACTTCTTTATTTGTCATTTTATCAATGCTTTTAAAGTGGTCTCCGTCTTTGACCAAGACACCTGTCTTTCCTAGAGTTTCAGTATCTTTAACGCAAATAAATGAATATTCGATACCTGACATTGTTTCTAGTTTTTTATAAGAAGATTTTACCATATCCGATGCGTGATGCGGTATAACAACATAATCGTAATATTTATTATCGATAATAGAATCAGGCAAACATCTGTATGGAACATCTGCACACATCAGTGTATTAGTATATATATATTTGATATTTAAGGCTAATCCATAGCGATTGTCCTCGGTTATTCCGGAAGATGTTCCTTCACCTCTGTATAACCCGAAATATCTTCCATTATTATTCGTGGCTGCAACAAGCTGTTTTCCCGAAACAGAACTATCGTCTATCGCTCTCTTTATCATATAAAGCTTTTTGATGCTGTCTAAATAAAGCATTATCCTTTTAGCATTTGTTTTTCCTTTTTCAGCTTTACATGCTGTAACTATCCACGGTATATTGAAAATGTTTTTTTCGTTGATATAAGCACCTGCGTAATGATCTTCATCCCAGTGAGATATTATCACCAGTTCCGAACTTATGTTTTTTATCTTTTTATAAGTACGTTTGTATTCATTTTCCACAGCGGCATACGATTTACGATAAGAAAGTCCGATATCATAAATGATCTTGGTTGTGCCCCTGCTGTCTTCAAAAGTAATAAAGTTACCGTGACCGATGTTATAGATTCGTGATCTTTTGACATTGCCGATGTTATTGTATATCAGATCATGAATAGCCACATCATTGTATATATATGAATTTAGCAGATTTTTATAATCATCTGTGACCTTATTGTCATCAGGATATAGTTTTTTTAATACAAGTTTACCATTTGATTCTGTCATAGCGCTGGCAGCAAACAGAAGATCGCCTTTCACATATGGTTCTCCTTCACCTTCATATCGGGAACCATCATTGATAAAATACGCCTTGAACCACACTTGTCTGTTCTGGTTAGCTATTAGTTCTGATCTTAGAGCTTCAAAAGCCTCGTCATCTCCCAATTTGCCGACGGCTCTTCCGTATTTGTCTACGTGAATCACAAATCCTGAGTAATATGGTCTGTAAAAAATTTCGCCGCTGTCTTCAGATTCCCTTAGTATGTCAAACATAAGGTTATCATATTCTATCATTTTTGTGGTGATAATGGAACAATAAAGATGATCAACAAGCTCTTCTGCGTTATCGACAGCATTTATAAACGGTGAGAAATAGGGAGATTCCATAACAGATGGATCATAGCTGTCTATAAAAGCATATACTTCCTCGCCTCTTATTACCTGTTTTTTTAAGCATGCACATATTT from Ruminococcus albus AD2013 includes:
- a CDS encoding BspA family leucine-rich repeat surface protein: MQMKKVLAVLMSLCMTAGVVSYGTPFITQEIIAQADSVNGSCYSFDETTGVLSIRGEVDRDAIRAFPYKKNVKFILAVEGAILPEDSSNLFAGFGYCTTFELSDADISKVTNMSGMFENCFSITTLDLSGFDTNKVTNMSGMFTGCSSLSTLDVSGLDTSMVTDMSSMFSSCQSLKSLDLSQFDTSKVTNMCKMFNYCRNLTTLDVSSFDTSHVTDMSSMFWSCNNLSGLDVSKFDTSSVTDMSSLFYGCYALTKLDVSGFDTSKVTNMSYMFVGCIKLSELDVSGFDTSKVTDMSHMFESIPNVTSLDLTHFDTSNVTNMLGMFWNSTGFTELDLNSFDTSKVTNMASMFNYCSGLSKLDLSSFDTSNVTDMTNMFYCCSGLKTLDVSSFDTSKVTKMVDMFFHCYDLTELDVSGFDTRNVISMLGLFNNCSSLTKLDVSGFNTSKVTDTASMFSGCTNLTTLDISNFDTSKVINMSAMFGDCNNLKTLKIGENFKNIKEAAKLPNGEGWVNAKDTSTVISGSDEFAVIENNGKNTYKRLPLEEETKITYPTNIKVEYSQEYHQVRFTWDKVEGADRYGIAVYLAGKWRVQTQTLTDTTYTSPKNLTPGKSYRVAIAARVNGRWDTKNAIKHSGTVTIR
- a CDS encoding site-specific integrase; this translates as MASIKKLKSGAYEIKVSCGYGVDGKQRSQYKTWRPSPGMSQKQIDKEVQRVAVLFEEDCKRGQITASIKFETFAEQWFEEYAKVNLRPTSYTRMRQLTKRVYPVLGHKKMDKITSRDIQAFTTDMQVNGKNYNSGKPLSRKTAVHHLSFISDVFNYAIRMGMLSDNPCRRVFIPKSENEEKEIYTLDEVKTLFGSLKGEPMKYQVYLMLAIYSGFRRSEMLGLEWKDIDFDNEIIHVRRTSQYTKEKGIYTDTTKTKKSKRVSKFPPIIMDLLKRFKEEQDEYANQLGSKWEEHDRLFTKWNGEPMNPQTPFEWLKGYCERVGVPFRNIHSLRHLHASLLIYEGVDVVAVSADMGHSVVGTTLNLYSHMFQEARARNCDAITNALDFSKKDDKA
- a CDS encoding excisionase family DNA-binding protein; its protein translation is MENNTRNPQGSKIVMLTIKEAAELVDGLTEYRVRQMCINKQIPCIMAGKKYLINKDIFLNYLGCPNA